The following is a genomic window from Micropterus dolomieu isolate WLL.071019.BEF.003 ecotype Adirondacks linkage group LG12, ASM2129224v1, whole genome shotgun sequence.
ATTTGTACGAATCAAAATAAGATAAATGCCTTAAAGGAATAGTATTGGATATTGCTGATGCAAGTGTTTACGTGCAGTGAGTGTAAGTAAGTGTAAGTACATAACTGTGCAGTGCTCGAGAAGTTTTTCCTTCTAAACACAAGAACAATGTCTAAAACAAATACCACGTGTTTCaggtaacaaacaaaaagtgtatACAGCTCCTGAAAGATGAATTTGTGaatactgaaacaaataatttaaataaccTTTAAAACACGATCTTCTTGGTTATCATTTTAAGGTGCTTTCACTACATCCCAGTCTCACCCAGTTTATATTTTCTCCCGATGTTTTCAGCTTAAATGAGAAATGGTAGGAATGGTGACCTTTTCTGGGTAGACGTTTTGCCCGTATTTTGATGTTACTCAGCATGACCACAGAGAAGAAAACTATGCTTCTTTGGTTAAAGAAAAGAGGCATTCTGTTTTTGAAGGTcagtgatgaataaataaaaaagtattaacATACTGCTGTTCAGGAATATGGTGGCCTGCTGGGGCGCATGCTCCACCTCCCGCGGACGTCGGTATGATATTTCTGCATTGATCGGTAAAAGTTCTACTTCCTGGTCAGACCTGTAGgaaaattatgattttatttaattatcagTAAAATTTGCCCCAAAGGTATATCTACATCTTGTGTTTATACTCTGTAGAAAGGTTCCCACACATATGAGAAAATATGGAATAATTATAGTCAAGATTCAAGTCATTTGAAAATAGACATAAATGTCCTGAACAAATTGTTTTGCCCTGGAACAAAATACTTTTATCTGATGTCCCTAAACAGCTGGTAGCTGAAATTAAAGTGAAACCATGTCAGAATTTTTTACTTCCCTTGTCCCTTTTTTCCCATCCAGCAAAACATTGTCTTGCCCAGTCCATAGTTAGTGGAGGATGGGACTAGGATGAGGATGGGTGCACAGCAGGGGGTAGAAATCTCCTTTCTTTAGTATTAAGATCTATATATGGATATGTTCAACTATTTAGAAATGAAGGAACTTGCTGGTAAGCAGTGAAATAACGTTTTAGAGGTAACTTTGAAcgtaaaaaataatgaaatgtcttTACTTCGCACCACATGTTCTAACACGTTCTGTCAGCTCTTGCTAGCTAACATGACAAATGAAATTCCACTGAGAAATAGCAGCTGCTAGCAGTCATGTCACTAACACAGACCAAAGAAAGTTAGTTCTTGCAGGTAGCATCTCACCCCAGGATAAGTTAACAGAACAGATGCACCTCTCATGCTATATATTAGTAACTTCAGCATGTGTAGAGACTGTTTGTGACAGTGCCTGATGTGTTACATTAGTGCATAAACTCATGATGTTTCTGTGGTTTACACAAACTCATGAGAAACTTTCATTGCAGTCAGGGATTATGAACAGCCTGCACAcctttgattatttttttctttgaaatatTATAGGCTTAACATGACTCGCCATCAGTCTGCAGCTTAATCAGCTGTTACTAGTCACACACTGAAACTCACACAAATCACACTGATCACCATAGCTTGGATTATAGAGCCTGACTAACTTTTCCAATATTCATTAAACAGCCATGAACACACAGTGCCAGTGTGAGCCATCTTACCTTAAAACAGTTTCCTCTTCACAGATTCTGTGCAAAACAAGACTGCTAGATGCACAGAGACAATTCTGAACTCTGAGCTGAAAGGAGGTTTTCTTCATAGAACATTTTCACCCATGATTTTTACACAATAACAACTCCTTTCATTTATCTCATCATAAGCTCTCAGTCACTCTGATGAGAGAATAATGAGAGGTCAGCAATTACAGCTCAAATCCACTAACAGTAACATTAAAGTACAGGCCAAAGGAACAGAATTGAATGGTCCCTTTACCTGAGTTTAGTGTAGTTGCAACGCAGGGCACATGCAGCAATGGGGATTACAGCCATGAGCAGCAGAAAGCCAAATAAAACACCAACTGTCAGCCATATGGAGAAGCGACTCTGGTGGTTAGGAGCTGGAGTTACTCCAGTCTCTAAATTGTTTAAGCCCACAGTCACAGCGATTACCACAGGTGGAACTTTCCCTGTAAGAAAACAGAAGTGGGTTAGGGTTAGCTCAGAATGTGGCTCAGAAATTGAGAGTACTTTTGACAGTCCATTAATTTTAAAGATGCACATCCTGATCTTGTtatggttgttttgtgtttacagcttgttctgtGACCCCCAAGAGACCAAAATCAAGTAATGCAGCTTTTAACTGCACACCAGCTCACTGGTGATGAAATCTGAGTGTCCCTTGTATCCTTTGTTTAACAGTGACAATGTGGAAATTACAGAATAGTGCTAAAACATAATGTGGAACAGGTAGAGAAGAGTCAGAAAGTTGGAATATCAACGTAGTAATCTTAATTACAGTGCGATATCtatctaaagtttgctaacattagctaagaTTAGCCACAATAAGCTACTGGTCATCCCAGACCCAGTAAGGCTGTCAGAGCCAAACCCCTGAGTGTATTGAATTGAGCAagggtgtgttttattgttcaaCTTCTCTTTTGTAAGACACACCAGTCTTCCTGTTGAGGAGAAGTATTTAATTTCACTCACTCTCCTGGACTACCTAATGTGTTTTGACGTCATCTAGTTGGGCTTACATACATCTATGAATTGTAACCGTGGCAGTGGATGAAGGTGGCGCCGCCTGCCGGGTGAGTGAATTCCAGGCTTGCACTGATAACCTGTAGTCATGCTGTGGATTCAGTCCTGTGATGCTGATTGATGTGTTGGTCAGCCCTGCTGAGTCACGAGGGAAAAATACATCGTCCCCACACGCCACCCACTGACTGCCAGCTTCCACTTCCGTCTCACACTTAATGCGATACGTTACTTCCTGTCTGCCTCCCAAGTCATGAGGAGGATCCCATGTCACTCTCACCACAGAGTCATTATGACTATGAGCTGTTAGATTCACAGGAGCAGAGGGCGGCTCTGTGGGGACAAGACAGAAGCAAAGACATGCTTAGACTAAAATCCACTAACCATGTGTCAGTAGGATCACATTAGATAtcatagatatatagatatacagGTAGACAACCAGCGTCATCAatcaattttataataaatacataatcaAACTGCATCATATCCATGATAGCAGAAATAGATGACACATCCTGCTTTAAATCATCACAAATGTATATTTAGGCCTCTCTTTGTTGAATCGTATGTGATTATAGCATAACTTTATGTTTGCAGAAAAATTAAACACGTGAAAGAATATGACAGGTGGCTTGTCGGGGTGTGGGCAAACTTGACAATATTCAAATTCACTTGGGCTTTAATGTCTAATCCCTaacccttttttaaaaagatattttgcAGGCGTGCAGCAAAGGGCTGCAGGCTGGCTTCGCTGCGAGAAGGACTCAGCCCCTAATCCGATTCATAGTTTATTATAGAATGGCAGATGTTTATTTCCAATGAACCCACTGAGAGTTTCTTACTGGTGCAGCCGAGGTCATCTGGGTCCGTTGGCAGGCGGCTGTAACCTGGTAAACAGTCGCACCTCTCTGATCCCTCCACATGTGTCCTGCTGTTTGGTGGGCACAGCCGACATCCTCCACTCCCATTGGCTGGTTTGTAGTAGCCCATCCTACACACTGGTGAAAAAGAAAGAGTCATTGTCTCTTTCCCACCACTGACACTGCTCGTGTTTGTAAAAGTTCTATTTCTTAATGTGGTTGTAATTAGAGACCATTTATGATTTGAAATATTATCAAAATCGCAGTTTGGCCAAGTGCAACATGTAAACCGCTAGGGTTGCAATTTTTTAATGTGATATAATATGCCACAACAAACCATTATGAATGAAGCATCAAGGTGCTCAGAGATGCCCAAGCCTACAAAGGATGCAGCATATTCTTGGAAAAATGTTTCCCCATCTGTCCCACTAGTGTCAGCATCTGATAAAGTtggtccaacactttggtccagacctAAATGTCTCAAGGGCTAACCAGATAGCCGTGACATGTGCTGTGCATATTCATGGTCCCCTGAAGATGAATCCTAATGTTTTTAGGACTGCTTTTATGAGGGACATTGCACCACTGAAGCGGGTCCCACATTGGTAGCTTTGTAGATTTGTAGCCCGGTCATCTGATATATATAGGACCTGCGGATATTTTAGCTGGGCGGTCAATAGGGGCCTAATAGATAGTTTTGCCCCCCGGGTCTCCTTCACACATTATTCTAGCTACAGCATCAGGAATAAGGTTTGCACTTGATTATAAAGTGTTTGGAGCATAGTCATGGTTCTTATGAATTTTCAATAAACCGCATGTCCAGCCCAACTCCAACTACAGCCCTGAGAATAGCAAAATTGCCAGTATGTTGTTGGGTTCATGGGTGCTCTTTGTTTGCTTAAGAAATCATGAAATGCATGGTATCTGTGAAGAGTCAAAACAATGAGATAAAACTgagaaggaagaaaattatGGGTAAAAGGATGTGAAAGTCATGAGTTCTGGTTCATGAAGTTAAAAAAGACATGCAATCTATTCAAGATGATTTTTCCCATGAAAACTGAACTATGAAATGTTTGCATCAGCACATAACTAATTTTAGCTGCCAGCTGTTACAGaaactttgcacaaaaaagTCAGcagtcagttttttttcttttcagtaaaTCAGAAAATGTGCAAGCTGTCATTCGCTTGTATTCTGGTACAGATGCTTCAGATACTTTTCTTGGATTCtggagtaaaatgtaaatatcaaTTCAATATGTATGTTGTTTGATGCTTAATCAAAAATGGTGAGGTTTGAAAAATCATCTGCTCTGCTCTACCTTGACAGGTGTCATTGATTAGTTGATGGCCGAGTTCACAGGTACATCGCCCCTCCAGTGGACCCCATACTCCGTCCACATTACACTCTCTAACAGGCTGAGAAACCTCCACAGCTCCCTTCACACAGGATCCTGTAACGGGATCCGACCCGGCCCCTGTCCCCTTAAACGAGGCCAGGTGAGCCACAATGTCAGGGCACTTCCTGTAGTACAATCTGATGGATGTTACCAGCACACATGTTCCTGAGTAGGAGAAGGCGAGCTGGAAGCCTCTGCGGCTGACAGGGCCCAGGTTCAGAGCCAGGCTGCGGTTCAGGTGGCTGGATATTTGGGTGTGAGGGAGTGCGGCAGGGAATGGCTTGGAGGTCTTGAGGTCCAGGACTGGCCAAAGGTATTGAAAGTTTTTGATGGGGATGTCTGAGTCAACAAGGTAAACCTGCAGAGGGCTGAGCTGACCAGACGGTTCCTCTTCTTGGGCAAATGCAACATCCATCAGTAGATAGTGGGCATCCTTACGCTCCATCCAATGACTTGAAACAGTTCTAGCCCTGCGTCCTACACAAGCTTGGAGCACGGGCACTTGACTCTCTGTATCCACTCTCATCCGAATATCATCCCACTGGGATGACAGGAAAGATGCAAGAGAACATCAGTGAAAAGCAAGATAGCACCACAGGTCCTCACAAAAATCATTATGAGACTAAccaagacagacggacagatggacagacagacacttgTGTTATCTCCAGGGAGATAACTGATCCcatgatttaaataatttttttgtacaCAAATTATGAGCTACAGGCAGCATAGGTACTAAAATCTCAACTTTTCAACATCCATAACATGGTTTAAAAAATGCCTATTTaaattgtttgaaaatgtcattaaatTGCTGACATTGATTAATCATATGTTAATAATGTAGCAGAGTATACAGTCACAACTGCCATTAAATTGAGAAAATGCAATAACAGTACTTATTATAGTATAGTTATAACAGTGAGTGTGAACTTTTAATGTAATTAAGCAATTAGTagtaacagttttttttactcTACAAGATGCAAGCcttataatgaaataaaaacttgtCACTTGGCAACCCAACTTACTTCTTTGGGTGGGACAGAATTCCATCCCAGTCTGGTCCGTTTGTCAGAATGGAAAATCTCATCTAaacagagaagagcagagaaagTCAACACTGTGGCTCTGTTGACTCATGATGGACTTTGTTTGACTGACAGGAAAGAAAGTGGATAGGTACAGAGCCAAGAACACAACAGCAGCTCGTTTCCAGCTGCAGAGAAAATTATACAGATATAGATTAAGCCTGTAACAATAGTTGGCATCACATTATCTCATATAACATGAAGCTATTCGTGATTCAGCACACAAATTCCCCAGTTGCTCAGCTATCTTGTCTTCATCAGGGTGGTGTCTGAGGGAACTTCCTCTTTCTAGGtattaaacaaaatggaaatCTTATGAGAATATTTCTACACGTTGAAGggtaatttcagtatttttaaacctgggccctattttcatgTAGCAGATGGCTTCAGCCGGCACTTACAAACCACAGGGGATGAATCCTATTAAACCAAAAAACTTGGTGACTgcctgacttttcctccagcaccaccagCTCATCAAAGTTTGCACTTAACTGGTGGTCAACAGAGATTGTTGCCTT
Proteins encoded in this region:
- the si:ch73-40a2.1 gene encoding tyrosine-protein kinase receptor TYRO3: MAVCNTIQRCVWPTLILLWVCMWEASCDIQYQAEEDEIFHSDKRTRLGWNSVPPKEWDDIRMRVDTESQVPVLQACVGRRARTVSSHWMERKDAHYLLMDVAFAQEEEPSGQLSPLQVYLVDSDIPIKNFQYLWPVLDLKTSKPFPAALPHTQISSHLNRSLALNLGPVSRRGFQLAFSYSGTCVLVTSIRLYYRKCPDIVAHLASFKGTGAGSDPVTGSCVKGAVEVSQPVRECNVDGVWGPLEGRCTCELGHQLINDTCQVCRMGYYKPANGSGGCRLCPPNSRTHVEGSERCDCLPGYSRLPTDPDDLGCTKPPSAPVNLTAHSHNDSVVRVTWDPPHDLGGRQEVTYRIKCETEVEAGSQWVACGDDVFFPRDSAGLTNTSISITGLNPQHDYRLSVQAWNSLTRQAAPPSSTATVTIHRWKVPPVVIAVTVGLNNLETGVTPAPNHQSRFSIWLTVGVLFGFLLLMAVIPIAACALRCNYTKLRSDQEVELLPINAEISYRRPREVEHAPQQATIFLNSNEGVVQLLEGLSGRLLASLKDVLVERNKLTLGKELGKGEFGSVYEGVFTPHEGMDIKVAVKTMRVGIHSQEDLHEFLKEAEIMQNFDHENVVRLLGVTLQREEDSSLPVPLVILPYMKHGDLRRFLIATRYGDIPMFVPHQSLLRFMIDIASGMDYLSSQGFLHRDLAARNCMLGDDLKVRVADFGLSKKIYSSNYYRQKVVIRVPIKWMSMESLSESVYTTKSDVWSFGVTMWEIVSRGRTPYPGVHNHELLDLLLSGHRLKQPEECDHKLYEVMRRCWDEEPTLRPGFRELGETLKGLLSELPVLEASQEASYINQGLEVAAAVAASQDPQTDSGGRWENVYLPSPVGAAAARDEDVEVEGGYLKFFTDSAVKGDDKY